In Musa acuminata AAA Group cultivar baxijiao chromosome BXJ2-3, Cavendish_Baxijiao_AAA, whole genome shotgun sequence, the following proteins share a genomic window:
- the LOC103979413 gene encoding neutral/alkaline invertase 3, chloroplastic produces MMGSSVVAMHALSGAVPAHFSPSLFANAPHVAIHYKTRGKYRRKSRALAASCSTSRMRNGCLRDYGFRNINNRLLSLKCKCQRAESTSGDANKTWFTEPTSKADQILGELNGQKVVDFENGSAIMPNDVSVNQSSDKTRGNSVEDVAWRLLQESVVYYCGTPVGTIAAKDPSDNGSSVLNYDQVFIRDFIPSGMAFLLMGEYEIVRNFILHTLQLQSWEKTMDCHSPGQGLMPASFKIRTVPLDGDDSATEEVLDPDFGEAAIGRVAPVDSGLWWIILLRAYGKCSGDLSVQERIDVQTGIKMILKLCLADGFDMFPTLLVTDGSCMIDRRMGIHGHPLEIQALFYSALVCAREMLAPEDGSADLIRALNNRLIALSFHIREYYWVDKRKLNEIYRYKTEEYSYDAVNKFNIYPDQISPWLVEWMPEKGGYFIGNLQPAHMDFRFFSLGNLWSIVSSLATTHQSLAILDLIEAKWSDLVADMPFKICYPALEGQEWQIITGSDPKNTPWSYHNGGSWPTLLWQLTVACIKMNRPEIAARAIEVAEKRIAADRWPEYYDTKRARFIGKQARLYQTWSIAGFLVAKLLLKNPDAARNIWNDEDAEIVNALNIIVDSNPRKRGRKVLKKTYII; encoded by the exons ATGATGGGTTCTTCGGTGGTAGCTATGCATGCCCTATCTGGGGCAGTACCTGCCCATTTTAGTCCCAGTTTATTTGCGAATGCGCCGCACGTAGCTATCCACTATAAAACTCGTGGGAAGTACCGGAGGAAGAGTCGTGCGCTCGCAGCTTCATGTTCTACATCAAGAATGCGGAACGGTTGCCTGAGAGATTATGGATTTAGGAACATCAATAACCGATTGTTGTCTTTGAAATGCAAGTGCCAGCGAGCTGAGAGCACCAGTGGAGATGCCAACAAGACCTGGTTCACTGAACCAACGAGTAAGGCAGATCAGATTCTTGGTGAGCTGAATGGGCAGAAAGTTGTTGATTTTGAGAATGGTTCTGCCATCATGCCTAATGATGTATCAGTCAATCAGTCATCGGACAAGACGAGAGGAAACTCTGTTGAGGATGTGGCGTGGCGGCTTTTACAGGAATCTGTGGTTTATTATTGTGGAACTCCAGTTGGAACTATTGCAGCAAAGGATCCATCTGATAACGGTAGCAGTGTTTTGAACTATGATCAGGTTTTCATTCGTGATTTCATACCTTCGGGGATGGCTTTTCTACTGATGGGAGAATATGAAATTGTCCGCAACTTCATTCTTCACACTCTTCAGCTGCAG AGCTGGGAGAAGACAATGGATTGTCACAGTCCAGGTCAGGGATTGATGCCAGCAAGCTTCAAGATTAGGACAGTTCCGCTTGATGGTGATGACTCTGCTACTGAAGAAGTCTTGGACCCTGATTTTGGAGAAGCTGCAATAGGACGTGTAGCACCAGTTGATTCAG GATTATGGTGGATTATACTGCTACGGGCTTATGGAAAATGCTCTGGAGATCTCTCAGTCCAGGAAAGAATTGATGTGCAGACAGGCATCAAGATGATTCTAAAGCTTTGTTTAGCTGATGGCTTTGACATGTTTCCAACATTATTAGTAACAGATGGTTCATGCATGATTGACCGCCGAATGGGGATTCATGGCCACCCTCTTGAAATTCAG GCACTGTTCTATTCGGCACTTGTATGTGCTCGGGAGATGCTTGCACCAGAGGATGGATCAGCAGACCTTATTCGAGCATTAAATAACAGACTAATAGCACTGTCATTTCACATTCGGGAGTATTATTGGGTAGACAAGAGAAAACTCAATGAGATCTACAGATACAAAACAGAAGAATATTCTTATGATGCTGTGAACAAGTTCAACATCTACCCTGATCAAATTTCTCCATGGCTAGTGGAATGGATGCCTGAGAAAGGAGGTTACTTTATTGGAAATTTGCAGCCTGCACACATGGATTTTCGTTTCTTTTCTCTAGGAAATCTGTGGTCTATAGTGAGCAGTCTAGCAACTACACATCAATCACTTGCCATTTTGGATCTTATTGAGGCTAAATGGTCTGATTTGGTGGCAGATATGCCATTTAAGATATGTTATCCTGCTCTTGAGGGTCAGGAATGGCAAATTATTACTGGCAGTGATCCCAAAAATAC GCCTTGGTCATACCACAATGGAGGTTCCTGGCCAACATTGCTCTGGCAG CTCACAGTTGCATGCATTAAGATGAACAGGCCAGAAATTGCTGCAAGAGCCATTGAGGTTGCGGAAAAGCGCATTGCAGCAGACAGGTGGCCTGAATATTATGATACCAAGCGAGCACGATTCATTGGAAAACAAGCTCGTCTGTACCAAACTTGGTCCATCGCAGGCTTCCTGGTGGCGAAGCTGCTGCTAAAAAACCCAGATGCTGCAAGAAACATATGGAACGACGAGGATGCAGAGATTGTGAATGCCTTGAACATCATTGTCGATTCCAACCCAAGGAAGCGAGGCAGGAAGGTGCTAAAGAAAACCTATATCATTTGA